Proteins encoded in a region of the Shewanella polaris genome:
- the cysK gene encoding cysteine synthase A, translated as MSKIFEDNSYTIGNTPLVRLNRVSNGKVLAKVESRNPSFSVKCRIGANMIWDAEKKGTLTKDIELIEPTSGNTGIALAYVAAARGYKLTLTMPNTMSLERRKLLKALGANVVLTEGAKGMKGAIDKAEEIRQSAPEKYLILGQFDNPANPEIHEQTTGPEIWNDTDGQVDVFVAGVGTGGTLTGVSRYLKAQGKTITSVAVEPVDSPVIAQALAGQPIQPGPHKIQGIGAGFIPGNLDLSIIDRVEAVSNEDSIEMARRLMKEEGILVGISSGAAVVAANRIAALPEFAGKTIVVILPSAAERYLSTALFAGEFGDSENVQ; from the coding sequence ATGAGCAAAATTTTCGAAGATAATTCATACACTATAGGCAATACACCACTCGTTCGTTTAAACCGTGTCAGTAATGGCAAAGTATTAGCAAAAGTGGAATCACGTAACCCAAGTTTTAGCGTGAAATGTCGTATTGGCGCCAATATGATTTGGGATGCCGAGAAAAAAGGCACATTAACTAAAGATATTGAACTAATTGAACCAACGTCAGGCAATACCGGTATCGCACTTGCTTATGTTGCTGCTGCTCGTGGGTACAAACTAACCTTAACAATGCCAAACACCATGAGCTTAGAGCGTCGTAAGCTGCTAAAAGCACTCGGTGCAAATGTAGTATTGACTGAAGGCGCTAAAGGCATGAAAGGTGCCATTGATAAAGCTGAAGAGATCCGTCAGTCAGCGCCAGAAAAATACCTGATCCTTGGCCAATTCGATAACCCAGCCAATCCAGAAATTCACGAACAAACCACTGGTCCAGAAATTTGGAATGATACCGATGGTCAAGTTGATGTATTTGTTGCAGGTGTGGGCACTGGTGGCACATTAACAGGTGTAAGCCGTTATTTAAAAGCACAGGGCAAAACCATTACCTCTGTCGCGGTTGAACCTGTTGACTCACCCGTTATTGCACAGGCTCTTGCAGGCCAACCAATTCAACCTGGTCCACATAAAATCCAAGGTATTGGTGCTGGTTTTATTCCAGGCAACTTGGACTTATCAATTATTGACCGCGTTGAAGCTGTATCGAATGAAGACTCTATCGAAATGGCTCGCCGCTTAATGAAAGAAGAAGGTATCTTAGTGGGTATTTCTTCTGGTGCTGCGGTTGTAGCTGCTAATCGAATTGCTGCATTACCTGAGTTTGCCGGTAAGACAATTGTGGTTATCTTACCATCGGCTGCTGAACGTTATTTATCAACTGCATTATTTGCAGGTGAATTTGGTGATAGCGAAAACGTGCAATAA
- a CDS encoding beta-ketoacyl-ACP synthase III: protein MNKVVISGSGLYTPPYSVSNDELVNSYNSYVDQFNLEHANDIETGSTQALAYSSSEFIEKASGIKSRYVMVKDGILDTNIMMPLIADKPSEVLSMQAEMGIAAANQALQQANLTSEDIDLVIVACAYTQRAYPAIAIEIQQAMGTKGFAYDMLVACSSATFAIVNAVNAIRGGTANRVLVINPELTSPQINFRDRDSHFIFGDVATAVVVEREELSTSTHAFNVLSTRCFTDYSSNIRSNFGFVNRCDPENATTADKLFHQQGRKVFKELLPMIYHHLDTQFTQEQIKPEEFKRLWLHQANINMNLFVVKKLLGDNVEPTKAPIVLDEYANTASAGSIIAFHKFNQDFKTGDLGLLCSFGAGYSIGSIVLEKC, encoded by the coding sequence ATGAATAAAGTTGTGATTTCAGGCAGTGGTTTATATACACCACCTTACAGCGTTTCTAACGACGAATTAGTTAACAGTTATAATAGCTATGTTGATCAGTTTAATCTGGAGCATGCTAACGACATTGAGACGGGTAGCACACAAGCTTTAGCGTATTCTTCAAGTGAGTTTATCGAGAAAGCCTCTGGAATAAAAAGTCGTTATGTTATGGTCAAAGACGGTATTCTTGATACTAATATCATGATGCCATTAATTGCAGATAAGCCTTCTGAAGTATTATCTATGCAAGCTGAAATGGGGATTGCTGCAGCAAATCAAGCGTTACAACAAGCAAACTTAACGAGTGAAGACATCGACTTAGTGATTGTTGCCTGTGCTTACACTCAACGAGCCTATCCTGCAATTGCGATTGAAATTCAACAAGCCATGGGAACCAAAGGGTTTGCCTATGACATGTTAGTGGCTTGTTCATCAGCGACTTTTGCTATTGTGAATGCTGTTAATGCCATACGCGGTGGAACAGCTAACCGGGTTTTGGTCATCAATCCTGAATTAACGTCACCACAAATCAATTTCCGCGATCGTGATAGTCACTTTATTTTCGGTGATGTTGCCACTGCGGTTGTGGTTGAACGTGAAGAGTTATCTACATCAACGCATGCCTTTAATGTATTGTCTACACGTTGTTTTACCGATTACTCCAGTAATATCCGCAGTAATTTTGGTTTTGTTAATCGTTGCGACCCTGAAAATGCCACGACGGCGGATAAATTATTCCACCAACAAGGCCGTAAAGTGTTTAAAGAACTATTACCGATGATATATCACCATTTAGATACGCAATTCACCCAAGAACAAATAAAACCAGAAGAGTTTAAGCGCTTATGGCTTCACCAAGCCAACATAAACATGAATTTATTTGTCGTTAAGAAACTGCTTGGTGATAATGTTGAGCCAACTAAAGCACCTATTGTATTGGATGAGTATGCCAATACTGCGTCGGCCGGATCTATCATTGCGTTTCATAAATTTAACCAAGATTTTAAAACCGGTGATTTAGGTTTATTGTGTTCATTTGGTGCAGGCTATTCTATTGGCAGTATTGTGCTTGAGAAATGTTAG